From Salvelinus namaycush isolate Seneca chromosome 2, SaNama_1.0, whole genome shotgun sequence, one genomic window encodes:
- the LOC120024188 gene encoding adenosine receptor A1-like, protein MPSGLPPAQALYIGMEVIIAVSSVIGNVMVVWAVRINRSLRDTTFCFIVSLALADIAVGALVIPLAITISIGLKTHFYSCLLVACTVLVLTQSSILALLAIAIDRYLRVKIPMSYKRVVTPRRAGMAVVVCWMVAIVVGLTPMLGWNNLQRLRDNGSLVTTDLLVTCQFENVISMDYMVYFNFFGWVLPPLVLMLLIYAEIFYMIHRQLNKKVTASHTDPRRYYGKELKLAKSLALVLFLFAISWLPLHILNCITLFCPDCKKPIFLIYIAILLTHGNSAVNPIVYAFRIKKFRNAFRKIWEQYVLCRDPVGKLPQRGSQRGQSGVERRLRANDDDDDV, encoded by the exons ATGCCGTCTGGTCTGCCGCCTGCCCAAGCCCTCTACATCGGGATGGAGGTGATTATCGCCGTGTCCTCTGTGATCGGGAACGTGATGGTGGTCTGGGCGGTACGGATCAACCGTTCTCTGCGGGACACCACCTTCTGTTTCATAGTGTCTCTGGCTTTGGCGGACATTGCGGTGGGGGCTTTGGTCATCCCGTTGGCCATAACCATCAGCATCGGGCTCAAAACGCACTTCTACAGCTGCCTGCTGGTCGCATGCACCGTGCTGGTGCTCACGCAGAGTTCCATCCTCGCCCTGCTGGCCATCGCTATCGACCGTTACCTGAGAGTCAAAATACCCATGAG CTACAAGCGTGTGGTGACTCCGCGGCGCGCGGGCATGGCGGTGGTGGTGTGTTGGATGGTTGCCATCGTGGTCGGCTTGACGCCCATGCTGGGCTGGAACAATCTGCAGCGTCTCCGTGACAACGGATCCCTGGTGACCACTGACCTCTTAGTGACGTGTCAGTTTGAGAACGTCATCAGCATGGACTACATGGTTTACTTCAACTTCTTCGGCTGGGTGCTGCCGCCCCTCGTCCTCATGCTGCTCATCTATGCTGAGATCTTTTACATGATACACCGGCAGCTCAACAAGAAG GTGACGGCGAGCCACACAGACCCACGCCGTTACTATGGGAAGGAACTTAAACTAGCCAAGTCCCTGGCCCTGGTCCTCTTCCTGTTTGCCATCAGCTGGCTTCCTCTACACATCCTCAACTGTATCACGCTGTTCTGCCCGGACTGTAAAAAGCCCATATTCCTTATCTACATCGCCATCCTGCTCACGCACGGCAACTCTGCCGTCAACCCCATCGTCTACGCATTCCGCATCAAGAAATTCCGGAATGCGTTCCGTAAGATCTGGGAGCAGTATGTGCTGTGTAGGGACCCGGTGGGCAAGCTGCCCCAGAGAGGGAGTCAGAGGGGccagagtggagtggagaggaggctGAGGGCGAACGATGACGACGATGACGTCTGA